GGTTTCTGAAGAACTCGCAGTGCTTTCTTTGCTTCTCCAAGCTACATACAATATCAATCGTCACTTCAAATAATATTGAAAACAGCATCATCTAAATTCGAAACACTGACATCACAGAAACCAACATAATACAGTTGGGTAGATTCTTCTCTCATATGAGCATGACAACATGCCTtttgtaaaatatattttcttttcacTAGAAAACCAGTACATCCCTTCAGGAAAAAAAAACAGTTAACATCCCACTGATAAAAATTATCATAAAAGTTTTGAGATGTACAAGGCCAAATTGTGTTTAAATTTAAACCAGATAAAAAGTTGTTTGCCAATTTTCTTCCAAGCACATCTGTCCTTGAGATAGATGTAAAGCTTCCAATCATTCATCAACAAGAAATTCATCAATACCCATATAGATAGAAAATCAATTCAATTGGCATGAACAACGAAGTGCACGGCACTAAAACAACAGTTAAAGAGAAGATTACATCGAAGAGcagttttattattttctctAAACAGTGACACATTACTCCCTTCACTCAAAAGATATCGGCAGAAGAAGTCGAACACCAAAGAACACAGGATTTGATAAATGGATAACCATCAAGCGACCTTACCCACCATATTCAGTTTAAATTCAGTTGTTTGCATAAGCGATTTACAAATTTATAATAAGGTAGCTTACATTTTGAAGGAGTATAAAAAATTCCAGCTATGTTGGCAATAGAAGACGCAACACTTGATTAGTGAAATACACGTTAAAGACCTCAAACAATCCACAACCTAATTTTGCATATTGTGATCAAATATGTGTGCCAAAAAAGTATCGAAGGACAAATATACACTCAATTTCTTTTCGTGAATGATTTGCAAAAAGGAACGTGGTGAATTTTTTAGAGCTACCAGATTCCCATTTTCATAGAAAAATCTTAGAACTCAAAGAGAATCAGATTTCCACGAGCTTCTCTCAGGGAGGCTAGCTTTTTTCATTGGTAATTTTGTCCCGTTCTTAATCTAAAGGCTAGTTATCCAAGAGGTTGTAAGGAATTTATTCTTGCAAGCTATGATCTTTCTATGagtcaaaaaatttaaatttttacccAACAAATATTCATGGCTCGAGGTCATTTTTCGGATTGAAAGAAGTTAAATATCGATGGTAATTAGGACAAAATTATGGCAACAAGACATATATTTAAGAGACAGAAATGTAAGAATGAAAATTAACTAGGTAACTAATAAAACAGTGACAATATAAAAATTAGCGAAGAAAGCGCACCTGAATATAATGATGAACCACAATATCGTACTGCTCTTTAAGACTAGCGAAGAATACCAATTCATCTACTCTACCATAGCTGAAAGATTTAACAGATGTTTTCAGGTAGAGATCAGTAATAAGCAAATTCAACAAGTATTTACAGTGTCATCTAGAAAAAAGAAGTAAAAATATAGCATGCATCAAATGTTAGGTTTAGAAATTATAATCCATCTAGAAATCAAACTGAGATCATGCTAGAACCTTTTAACAACAAGCGCTACACAAACTTGAGTTCCGGTCGATGCTTTACACGCAACAGGAAATTTTATAGTAGTGGCTGAGCTCCAAGAATTAAACTACTAGATTGACTTCCAAGTTTTATCGTCAGATGAAAATGCATATTCAGACACGGGTAAAGACATAAGTATATAAAAGAGAAAAACCTCTCAAGAAGTTTCATGGTGGTAGCCTCATCCAACACATCCTTGCAGTCGCTCAAAAAGGCACGAAATTCTGTGATAATGGATTGGTACTCTGAGCTACCACTATCCAACTCAGCATCATCTTCCAACAGTAGTCGATTAATCTGATATAAGGAAGCATAAAACATGGGTGCAAATAAAAGAGCTAATCAATGAACTCCTCAGGATAAAAGCGTGCCAAAATCTGATAAGTCTGATAAGGTAAGATGTGTTTCTGAGTAAGTATTGAGCCTAATATTTAAATTCAATGTCATATGAAGAATACAACAGTTTGCAATATAGTCAATAATGTAGGACACAATGAAATTGCGGAAAATCCCTAAAATAAACTTAAAGAAAACCCAGACAATTGCAATTATGTTTGTTTTCTACCCACTTTTCATGGTGCAGGGACAAGTGTCAACATCCTTGGAACCTACTTCTCTACCAACAGATGCAGAGAACTACGTTACTATGCATACTTTCCAAGCATAATTTGGTCGAGAATAAATCAGCATAAATATCTCAAGGTCATTAGATAGCGGTTCTCAAATGACTGTAGAGGAAGAACTTTAAAATGTGTCCAGACAGCTCAAACTGTTTTACATTcttaaaaaatgaaattttgattaaatgtaTTTTCCAACACGAACAGGAGAGGCAGAATGGGTGAAAATGCAACAATTGAGTTGGAGCTACCATTCTAAAATCAACGGGGACAGTTCACACCCTATGTGAGAGCCATGGCCTTTTACACAAACAAAAACTCCATTCTTCAGAAAACAGACCGGAAAGAAGTTTAAAACTAGTACAGAAGAAAAAGTCAATTTGTCTGGGAACCAGTAAGCAGAATACACACTTTATCCAAATATAATTCAGTTGCCCACGTGGAAATCATTGTAATTTGGCATCTGTCATCCTTTGCAAAATTATCAAGCTTCCGCAACAGGAATGTCCTTAAAGCATCCTACAAGCGCAGTTTAAAAAACTGCTCATCATGTGTTCTTCACAAATGAAGTGCAACAAAGAAACCATGCTCGACAATTTTCTGAAAAGATGTAATGAAACACAATTACTACCTGTTCCCCTATGCTAATAAACTTCAAAGTGATTTCTTCAAATGACAGAATAAAGTTAATCTGCAGGAAAATGTAGTATATAGGATTAAAAGAAAGCTCTCAAGCGCCAATTAAGAAAGAACTACTAGGCACATTCACAAAACCAAGATACATTTTCCCCTTTATGCATTTACAAGAATCCTTCCACCCAATCCCACAAAATCAAAAACCCAGACCATGTTGATCCGGCAATTAAAAATCAAGTGCTCATAACTTAAATACTTGGTAAATGCATGTTGGATCGCAAACATTTAATTGAGTTTTAGAAATATTAAAAATCTAGCAGTAGCAGCAATGCTAAGGTTCTTTGACCATTCCAATTGCCCAGAAAACAACTTATGAAAATTGTCAGTTTTCAGCTTAGTTAACTGAGACAATTCACCAACCCAacacacccccccccccccccccccggcGCGCCTATCTTATTAGATCAGCCATATGGCAAACTCTTCGCCTTTGTCCATATCAACTGCACACTAGCTTGCAAAAATTTCGAAAGACAAAGACCACCCAATTACTTCAGCAGCTAGACGTGTAACAAGTGGTTAAAAATTCTACATCTATGAATGACCGACCATTGGCCAAACAGCTGAAAAAACACAGATAACCTTCGCATAAAATGAAGCAGCTCTGAGAAAATCCTTAGAAGTAAAAGCAGTTTCAGCCTGCATTACAAAAAAACCGAGTCAATAAGCGATCCAAAAACGCAAAATCCAGCTGTGAATTTTACAATATATATTTGGAATAATGAATAATTTACTTGGCAAATTCCAATCTAATATGAAAAATGTCTGAATTAACATCAGACCTGCATCAGATATACTTGATCTCTTTGGAGGGCATCACGACAATTTGCCAAAGCTGCAGCATATTCCTTCAAGTCTAAATAAACTTTCCACATGTCTCGGCCTTCATCATTCACAGATACCTATATtagcattttaaatttaaaatacaaaaattaaACATATACATGATTGAACAATACTAAGCAATATTAAAAGCAATGTCTCGAAGATGCACCTGAAAGATAGAATTCTGGTCATACGCATAGAAAAGCCCAGCAGATGCATCACTACATAAACCTAGAATACCCCTTGAAACTGCATCAGGTGTTTGATCGAAATAAAGTTCCTCGACAATCCGTTCACTAATTCTATTAACAACCTACAAAATTCATGAAGAGAAACAAAGGGTAAaagttataaaaatatataattgcaAAAACCAACATAGCAGATTACCCTTCATACTCCAATCAGCAAAAACTTGATAAACAAATGGATTTCAGGTTATGTTAAATAGTTTTAATTATCAACCCATATGGGAAGGGAAACAAGAAAATACAGTTTAGCCAGAGCTTTTGCATACTGAAGACTATGCTTTCTAATTATCGAAGCCTTATTTTAAGGTGAATATGTGATGCACAGACTAGTGAAATTGAGCTTCATTATTTTACTATTTCATTCACAACCGATAATACGTCCATAATTTTCAGGAAAACATAAGCAGAACCAAGGAAACCTTATGCTTAATAGATATTGTATATGAACGTGTAGAAAAACATAAGCAACAGCACAATTCAGAAACTATCATTAAGCAGAGAAAAATAATATCCTTCCAACAATTCATAGTACCCTcactgaaaaatttaaaaaatgctCGACTTGGAAAGAGCCAATGTTGCACACTTTGGTAAGCTGCAACAGCAACACCAAAGACATGGTTTAATTCAGACGCACCTTAACTTTGTTCCCTAGCAGGAGAAGGAAATGGAACTCCGATACTGAAAGTGAACTAGGTTTGACCAATACACCTTCACCTAATTTTGAATAGTCGAAGAGAGCCTTGTTCTCCACAAAGTTCTCATCCCCATTAGGTGAACTGCCAAAAAGTTTCCACACTTCGGAAATTAATATAAATGAATTTTTTTCCATAAAGTAAATCACTTAAAAGAAGTAGGATTCAAGAGGCGAAGAGGCATAATTTTCTTACCTGTGTTGTGCTCCAAAATTAAGACCACCGTGATAGACTCCTGCTCCAGATAGCCATGCAAAATATATGGCTCTTCTGTGTTTTATGAAAAAGTGTAGCTCACTGCAAGAAAGATGTTTCGATCAATGCTTGCTAAAACATGTATATTGACATGAAACCTGATTGATATCCATCAATTAACAATAGGAtagtaaataattaaagtttctaACTATATTGTAACCcaataaaatagaaaataaaataaacttaaCTCGAGAATTAcaaaaattacataaaaggGAACAAAAGCATTGCATGTAACTTCAGAATGGAACGAGAGGAGTGGAGGCAAAGCAGAGTTGTTGCTTGCACTTGCCTGTTTGGAATTTCACCTGGCAGTTCCATGAAGTGAACTGCACGGTTGGCATAACTGGCAAAAACAGACTGCAATAACACATGAACAAACTGTCACATAATGGTCAAGTGGATGATTGAAATGCAGATGGTGGAGAATCTTCATTTTGTTCCAAATAAGGATGTGAAAGAAAATGACCATTCCGTTGGGAAAAAAACAAAAGTGAATGCTTGATAAATTAGGTCTGCTGACAACACTGTGACATTGCCAATGGATGCCTTCTAATCTCACCTGCTTTTCTGATGTTTGCACTTTAATGAATACGAAATCGCAAACTTAGCTTTTGTTGGAAGAAAGCCAGACTTCTAATCAGACATATAACTGTTTTAATCTTTATACCAAGATTCTCGATTTCATCGGTAAAGCCATAAGAATGTATAATTCCCAGAGAGATGAATTTCTTTGCTTAGAGTAAGTGAACTAAAAATTTATATGTGAACTTAATCCCAATAATCATTCATATCGTTGGACAAATAAATATCCTTGAGTGAGAATATCATGTCCAAAATAAATTGAGATGATATAAACTCACATCCAACGAACCAATTCCTGTGAAAGAATAAAGCCGGGTGGGTGTAACGGCCATGACGTAATATCTAGTTCCGTTGTGTATATGTGCTGTTTCCATCTATAAAACAGATAAAACATAAAACCAAAGGCCTGCTATCAATGGTGAgaacaaaatattaatattttagcAGATAATGGTAACAGGGAAAGATAAGTTCTTATAAAAAAAGaatttacaaaaaattttaAGAAAGTTTTCAGCTTTCAACTAGTGATCTCATCTATGAAATTTGATTGTCAAAGAAATAGAGATCCCATATAGAAGTGACAAAATGAAAATCAAACAACTTAAGTTCAACTACCTTTTCTTCCCAGTCAAACAAACAATCACAAATGCCAGCATACTGCTTTCTAAGTCAGTTACTCAGTTCCCCCACTTAACAGTTAATATTGTTATTCCATGTAAAGTACGGAAAATCTTAGAGTCAATATGATAATCTTGTCATCTTATTAACTACCGCATAGATGTGGAGGAGGCTAAACAACCGTTAACCTGACTTTCTAAATATATCTGCGCTCATGTTTCATGAGATATGCATACAGCAAATTATCATTTAACAAGTccatttattaaaataaaaaactcGATTTTATAAATGAGACACTATATTTTCCAGTAGCATCAAACTCGTGGGATTTTACATTTATGTCATACTAATAATGCACAACCTTCGCATTGATAAAGTGATGGAGATCAAGGCATAAAACGAGAGTGAATGAAGAGCAAATGAAAAAAATGGAACCTGCAAACCCGTGAAAGCTTCTGGAAGTTCGTTCAGCTTAAACAAAAACTTGAtgtatttttctctcttatccTTCTCATCTACTGCAATTTCATAAAGTTGGCCATCATCTGTGCCGAGAAGAATTTCCCTGGTGGAAGCTGTGCATGGACATTAAACCCACAAAATTTCGCTCAAATTTCTGAAAAGGAGTCACGCAGACAATAAAAGACAAACACGACAATACCACTTCCTTACCTTCAGTTATAAGCTGCTTATTCCAAGAAACATCATTCACAACAAGACCTTTCAGTTTGCTCAAAATTCGAGGCTTGGCCCACTTTGCATGCGTATAAAATGTATCAGAAGTTCCACCGCCGACTACAGTAGCAATACAGTGGCTACCTCCAGGGTCAACAAAAACCCTGTGGATTGACTGCTCCCCAGATCTACCCACAGATAGATCGATATCTAACAAATAATCCCAAAAATCAATCGAGGTGTGCAAAAAGATCTGCTTTTCGAATGGGTAAAGAACAAATCAAACTGAAATTGGTCTATTTTATGAATCAACCATCTGTCTGGAGATATCTCTTTTGTGTCAACTCCCATGCACCCTCGAGAGTTTAGCTAAATAAATTAGAATAAGTAACAGACATGCTCGGTTTCAGCCAATTTAACGAATTTCCATTCTTATTCCCAGAAACACTATAGTTGTCTATTTCATTCAGTTAAATACAACTGTCCAGTGATGCACAGTGCTTTCAACATTATCGTACAAGCAATTGAGTCCCGATCAAGGCCAGAAAACAAATACATCATATCATAAAACGTAAAAAAGAAATTCCTGGACATATCAGCATAGATTAATCAACTTAAAACCCATATGTCAGAGAAAATAAATCTAAGACGACGCCAATTTTCCAACTGATTGCATATATCATCCATCGACATTGCGATTAACAAAGCAAATAAACATATCGAATTCAATTTCGCAGACACGAACGATTTGATTGAAAATTGTTTCAACATTTTCGCACAAATAATCCAATCGAGATAACCGGGATACCAAAATGAACAAAATAATCACCAAAAGAATCGCCGACGCCAAAATCGTGACGAATGATCCATCCTTTACTGGTCCCCAGCACGATGACGTCATTACCGGATGTCATACATGTGATCAGTCCTTTTCCCTTCGCCGCGTACCTCTCCAGCAAATCTACAGAGAAAACATGCCGCCGATGCTCCATTCTTTTGGGAAAAAATCAATAATACTTCATACCTGAAGCATAATCGTACGAATTTGATCTTCTAGGGTTCTAAATCACTGAAATTAACGGCAGAGATAGAAGCGCCGGCGGTTTAAGCTACTTCGTCCTCCTCCTCCCTCCTTTCTGGCCAGCTGAGTATAATTCTTTTCAggacaaaaattaaatttatactaATTACAATTTAGTCTCACTGTTTGAGCCCTATATCATTTCAGacccataatatttttaaaacgcAAAATTAGTCCTTgccatttttttatatataaattcatacttaatttaatgtttaaatcaatatgtattttattttatgatttgagaATTATCTTATATCACATCGATATTTTCATAActatctttattattattataattttaactTATCTTCTGTTTTTATTAACTTATCAAAtgtcattaattttttaaaatgttttcaaaatttttttttatcagtttTTCTTTTATAAACTTGTACTGTATTTTACGATTAATATTATTAGATATTAACTTCTTAGTGTTACTAATATTaatgtatatttcattttatttatattattaaggaaaaataaaaatacataacgtaaaatatttaaatattacttgaaaaaAAATTGTAGTAATTTGTTTGAGGTGGAGATGTGGAGAAATTAACGAAACATTATTAAGAATATTTAACAGTGTTTAGGATTTAATgatgaaatttatttttaaagagATTTGACATAGATTAAGACAAATATTTGTCTAATTTAATCAAATGcattcatttttaaaaaaaaaattataattttaatattgttAGTTTATGATCTTACAATTTTTTATGTTGTGATTTCTAAACAAAATTCTAATATTTCGTCCAATTTTTCTCAACAAAATGGTGTATACAGCAATGATAGAAGGACTCATTTACCGACAACAATATCATCTTCAAGTGATATAACAAACAATATGATTTAACCTATAACACAATTGACATATCTTAAATTATACAtacattaatatttattatttgatgTATACTCCCTCTAATTTAGAGTAACTATAAGATACTCGCATTTCTCTAATTATTACATTTATCCGAGTGATCCACAAACGAAGAAAATATCTCTATGCTCTAATTGAAAACAAATAAGTGGGGCAAAAGACTGTCCCGGACCTATACTATGGTATTGACATTTCACCGTTGATGAATCCATGGCCAAGCAAGAACCTCGACTGATCCTTTGAAGGAATGAATGGAAAAAATGTCATAAATTTTGGTTGAAGCAATTCTCACTAGAGTCAATGATTTGATACGAGGAACTATATCAACGCTTGCCCAACTTAGTAAAGGggcttggagaaaatcgaaatTATTGATcaattatgtttatttgatatttaacTGTTTATTGTTTCAAAATTTACAAATCTCAACTTTCTCAAATTTTTAATCTATGATGTAAATAATGGCCAATAAATGTCGTACTTAACGTAgttttcataatttttaataatctTTCTCCCATATTAAATATATTACTCAGTGTCAATTTAGTTTGTTTTTTGTGTTTTAATTACTTAATCAAAATTCTCACACTATCTAATGTTTAATTTAAATTCATTTATCTAATAAAGTACGATAGtttgaatttttgaaagatatttatttatttcgtaAAATTTTAatagaaaaaataatatatgatttctAAATATATTTTCGATTTCTTTTGTTAATAACTGTTTTACTCATACAAGATATTGAATGTGGTGATAAAAAGGTCAATGACAGTAGAAGATTATTATCTTTATTTGAGCCTTATTTATACATCTTAATtagaattttaatataattgtttttaacaTGTTATAAAAACTCATTCATCTAATAAACAacgataattttgaattttaaaaatatatatttatttttcaaaattttatagaCAAAATAAtctatttttctattttttttaattaataacagTTCAAATCATTGAAGATATAGAAAGCAATGATAAAAAAGTCAAATTGCCATTTGAATGTGATTTCAAATGGCatagatatatttttttataataatatttaaattttaaatatattcataTTATATTAGATCAAAAAATTCAAGTAATTATTCAAACGTTGATACTTAATAAATTTAATcgttaattatataaaataacataTCATACGGTTGAGATACTATTGTAAAATAATAATGTAGTATTTACTGATAATAACGAAAAATTAATCATGTGTGATTATTatctttggactaaatttttgtGTATGTaaagttgaaaaaaaaaatttggcgaAAAGGATACAAAATCATTACGTAACATATCCTTAAATATtatcttatttttttatttgttttcatTTCTGTAATATTAAATTTTCTCAGTGAGTTAGGTACAAAATTAAACGACATACTTTAATGTCCTCGTAAATATTATAAGAAATATCATTGAAAATTTCTTTCCCGAAGCCAAAACTTAGGTAAATTATCTTTTCTATCATTTATTTTTAGGTAGAATCcataaatcagtttgaaaattCCCTCCTTCGTAGAGCTTTAATTAGAAGGGAAAACAAAAAGAAGAAACATTGAAGTAAGGTTACCGAGAGATTTTGATTGCGTGTGATTGATTATTGTATTGAGTgccaaaaatatttaatattctaGAGACAACAGGAAACAAAttgtaatattttaatttagaaaaTATGACTACTCTTACTAAATGAACTTTAATTGAAagtgatatttaaaaattagtAAGACAAATGGAAATATAACCTCCTTTAAATTCTGCTGCAGAGTGGCAAGTGAAATTAAAAGTTGGAATCATTTATTTAATCAAGACTTTTGTTCCATTTAATATATATCTATACATAGTTTCGATACATTCACTCGTCCTGTTCCGCTGTGCCAACCAATAAAGTAACATTCATAAATTGAATGAAatgaaatatatcaaaattgtataTCAAGTAAATGAATTTTCACCTCGTTAGTTGACACATGAATGTGCACAATGGATAGacaacatatcaaaattatatatatgtgcGTGCGCGTAGTGTGTTTGTGCTTATATGATGCATAGAAGTTTGATTGAACTGACAAATTATTTAAAGCATACAAGTCTGCTGACGGATCTAAAAATTTACAAGTATAATAAAAAGGCAATAAATGTACTTTAAGATAGGTTTCATCTGAAATGGTAGGTGTCTCTTTTAAATGGGGTGTTTCATTAATATTATAGATGGAATTTATTGTAAGTTAGGTACATTATGAATGGACTAGTAAATGCCTTCATTAATAGTTTTATGAAGCAAGCAAAAATATTCAATCCAAAAGGTGGCTCTGTACCTTTTTACATACATCTGTTGAAGCTGCAGTGCGCCATTAGATCAGTAATTTTCAGAGGAAAAAGAACTACTACAACATCGGAGCCCGTTTATGAAAACATATCTTAATTATGGGGTTTGTTAGCCATTTTATGGAATAgtaaaacatttttattttgattcaaGTTCTACAAAAATTCAGAATCATACGATGTGGATCATGGCAATAACTATGTTTTTTCCTATCCATTTTAGATATTACTCTAAGTATATTCGCAAAATAATTACTTATTTTAGataaaaatgtcaaaataaGATATATTCACGACCTCGTCTCACTGTCTAAAATAAGTATGTTTGATTGATGTCTCTCACTGCCGGGCCTGATGGCGGGTTGCAGGTTTTTTTAGATATAATTAGGAATATCGAAGAAgtgcaagttttttttttttaggttATGTACGAGACGGAACATAAAATTTTGTTCATATATACGTAtaagtaggtctcttgtaaaacggtctcatgaatctttatctatgagacgggtcaatcctaccgatattaacaataaaaaataatactcttagtatacaagtaatactttttcatggatgacccaaataag
This region of Primulina eburnea isolate SZY01 chromosome 14, ASM2296580v1, whole genome shotgun sequence genomic DNA includes:
- the LOC140813344 gene encoding vacuolar sorting protein 18 isoform X2 is translated as MEHRRHVFSVDLLERYAAKGKGLITCMTSGNDVIVLGTSKGWIIRHDFGVGDSFDIDLSVGRSGEQSIHRVFVDPGGSHCIATVVGGGTSDTFYTHAKWAKPRILSKLKGLVVNDVSWNKQLITEASTREILLGTDDGQLYEIAVDEKDKREKYIKFLFKLNELPEAFTGLQMETAHIHNGTRYYVMAVTPTRLYSFTGIGSLDSVFASYANRAVHFMELPGEIPNRQLHFFIKHRRAIYFAWLSGAGVYHGGLNFGAQHSSPNGDENFVENKALFDYSKLGEGVLVKPSSLSVSEFHFLLLLGNKVKVVNRISERIVEELYFDQTPDAVSRGILGLCSDASAGLFYAYDQNSIFQVSVNDEGRDMWKVYLDLKEYAAALANCRDALQRDQVYLMQAETAFTSKDFLRAASFYAKINFILSFEEITLKFISIGEQDALRTFLLRKLDNFAKDDRCQITMISTWATELYLDKINRLLLEDDAELDSGSSEYQSIITEFRAFLSDCKDVLDEATTMKLLESYGRVDELVFFASLKEQYDIVVHHYIQLGEAKKALRVLQKPNVAIDLQYKFAPDLIMLDAYETVESWMITKDLNPRKLIPAMMRYSSEPHAKNETHEVIKYLEYCVHRLQNEDPGVHNLLLSLYAKQDDESTLLRFLQCKFGKENPNSPEFFYDPKYALRLCLKEKRMRACVHIYSMMSMHEEAVALALQVDVELAMAEADKVEDDEDLRKKLWLMVAKHVIEQEKGTKRENIRKAIAFLKETDGLLKIEDILPFFPDFALIDDFKEAICTSLEDYNEQIEKLKQEMNDATHGADNIRNDIGALAQRYAVIKRNEECGVCRKKILDASGDYRMARAYTSVGSMAPFYVFPCGHSFHSHCLIAHVTKCTTETQAEYILDLQKQLTLLGDEPRKEMNGSLKEEDPIMSLTHGEKIRSRLDDAIASECPYCGDLMIREISLPFILPEETDEVESWEIKPHNLGTQKSIPLTV
- the LOC140813344 gene encoding vacuolar sorting protein 18 isoform X1 — translated: MEHRRHVFSVDLLERYAAKGKGLITCMTSGNDVIVLGTSKGWIIRHDFGVGDSFDIDLSVGRSGEQSIHRVFVDPGGSHCIATVVGGGTSDTFYTHAKWAKPRILSKLKGLVVNDVSWNKQLITEASTREILLGTDDGQLYEIAVDEKDKREKYIKFLFKLNELPEAFTGLQMETAHIHNGTRYYVMAVTPTRLYSFTGIGSLDSVFASYANRAVHFMELPGEIPNSELHFFIKHRRAIYFAWLSGAGVYHGGLNFGAQHSSPNGDENFVENKALFDYSKLGEGVLVKPSSLSVSEFHFLLLLGNKVKVVNRISERIVEELYFDQTPDAVSRGILGLCSDASAGLFYAYDQNSIFQVSVNDEGRDMWKVYLDLKEYAAALANCRDALQRDQVYLMQAETAFTSKDFLRAASFYAKINFILSFEEITLKFISIGEQDALRTFLLRKLDNFAKDDRCQITMISTWATELYLDKINRLLLEDDAELDSGSSEYQSIITEFRAFLSDCKDVLDEATTMKLLESYGRVDELVFFASLKEQYDIVVHHYIQLGEAKKALRVLQKPNVAIDLQYKFAPDLIMLDAYETVESWMITKDLNPRKLIPAMMRYSSEPHAKNETHEVIKYLEYCVHRLQNEDPGVHNLLLSLYAKQDDESTLLRFLQCKFGKENPNSPEFFYDPKYALRLCLKEKRMRACVHIYSMMSMHEEAVALALQVDVELAMAEADKVEDDEDLRKKLWLMVAKHVIEQEKGTKRENIRKAIAFLKETDGLLKIEDILPFFPDFALIDDFKEAICTSLEDYNEQIEKLKQEMNDATHGADNIRNDIGALAQRYAVIKRNEECGVCRKKILDASGDYRMARAYTSVGSMAPFYVFPCGHSFHSHCLIAHVTKCTTETQAEYILDLQKQLTLLGDEPRKEMNGSLKEEDPIMSLTHGEKIRSRLDDAIASECPYCGDLMIREISLPFILPEETDEVESWEIKPHNLGTQKSIPLTV